The Alosa sapidissima isolate fAloSap1 chromosome 8, fAloSap1.pri, whole genome shotgun sequence genome contains a region encoding:
- the LOC121715157 gene encoding tripartite motif-containing protein 16-like, which translates to MRRIMSEAISANQDLFVTCSICLDLLKYPVTITCGHNYCMGCIKSCWDREDKKGIYSCPQCRQTFTPRPILNKNNVFAELVEHFRKSRNQPVVPGPVVCSGAGDVECDVCTGRKLKAVKSCLECLLSYCETHYKAHNELHPGRKHKIVEATGQLQERVCTQHEKPLEVFCRTDQTCVCFLCMVDEHKGHDAVSASAGRKEKQTHLGETQRRFQQSIQEREKELQELRKAVETLKSSAQTAVEDSERIFTEMIRSIERRRSEVTELIRAQEKAEVSRAEEHLKQLEQEIAELKRRDAELEQLSHTENHVHFLKTFQSLSNTPVTKDVSRIYIKQSLSFEAVHKSVSWLKGWLDVFCKEELMKISAAVAKVQASFSGHTTREEFIQYSCYFTLDPNTANGNLHLSVRNRRVEGRRELQSYPHHPERFDRWYEVLCREGVSGRCYWEVEWSGEVDIAVSYKSISRKGWGDGCWFGYNGQSWSLYLRRSCSYFWHNKEKTKLPLVASSRIAVYVDHRAGTLAFYSISDTMTLLHRVQTKFTHILYPGFWVGEGSSVKLL; encoded by the exons ATGCGCAGAATAATGTCAGAGGCGATATCAGCTAACCAGGACCTTTTTGTTACTTGTTCTATTTGTTTGGATCTGCTGAAATATCCAGTGACTATTACCTGTGGACACAATTACTGCATGGGCTGCATTAAGAGCTGCTGGGATCGGGAAGATAAGAAGGGAATTTACAGTTGCCCCCAGTGCAGACAGACGTTCACTCCAAGACCcattttaaacaaaaataatgtttttgctgAGCTTGTGGAGCACTTTAGGAAGAGCAGAAATCAACCTGTTGTTCCTGGTCCTGTTGTATGTTCTGGAGCTGGAGATGTGGAGTGTGACGTCTGCACTGGGAGAAAACTCAAAGCTGTGAAGTCCTGTCTGGAGTGTCTGTTGTCTTACTGTGAAACGCACTATAAAGCTCACAATGAACTCCATCCTGGACGAAAACACAAGATTGTTGAGGCCACTGGTCAGCTACAGGAGAGGGTCTGCACCCAACATGAGAAGCCTCTGGAGGTGTTTTGCCGTACAGACCAAACTTGTGTTTGCTTTCTCTGTATGGTGGATGAACACAAAGGCCATGACGCTGTGTCAGCGTCtgcagggagaaaggagaaacaG ACGCACTTGGGAGAGACCCAGAGGAGATTTCAGCAGAGtatccaggagagagagaaggagctgcAGGAGCTGAGGAAGGCTGTGGAGACGCTCAAG AGTTCTGCACAGACAGCAGTGGAGGACAGTGAGAGGATCTTTACTGAGATGATCCGCTCCATTGAGAGAAGGCGCTCTGAGGTGACAGAGCTGATCAGAGCTCAGGAGAAGGCTGAGGTGAGTCGGGCTGAAGAACATCTGAAGCAACTGGAGCAGGAGATTGCCGagctgaagaggagagatgctgagctggagcagctttcacacacagagaaccacGTCCATTTCCTCAAG ACTTTCCAGTCACTGAGCAACACACCTGTGACTAAAGACGTGTCCAGGATCTATATTAAGCAAAGCCTTTCTTTTGAGGCTGTACATAAATCTGTCTCCTGGCTAAAGGGGTGGCTGGACGTTTTCTGCAAAGAGGAACTCATGAAGATATCTGCAGCAG TGGCTAAAGTCCAGGCTAGTTTTTCTGGACATACAACCAGAGAAGAATTCATACAAT ATTCCTGTTACTTCACACTGGATCCAAACACAGCTAATGGAAACCTCCATCTGTCTGTGAGGAAcaggagggtggaggggagaagagagctCCAGTCTTATCCTCATCATCCAGAGAGATTTGATAGGTGGTATGAGGTGCTGTGTAGAGAGGGTGTGTCTGGACGCTGCTACTGGgaggtggagtggagtggggagGTTGATATAGCAGTCTCATATAAAAGCATCAGCAGGAAAGGATGGGGTGATGGCTGTTGGTTTGGATATAATGGTCAGTCCTGGAGTCTGTACCTCCGCAGGTCCTGTTCCTATTTCTGGCACAATAAGGAAAAGACTAAACTCCCTCTAGTGGCCAGCTCCAGAATAGCAGTGTATGTGGATCACAGGGCAGGAACTCTGGCCTTCTACAGCATCTCTGACACAATGACCCTCCTGCACAGAGTCCAGACCAAATTCACTCATATACTTTATCCTGGATTTTGGGTAGGTGAAGGATCATCAGTGAAGCTGTTGTGA